In Cellulomonas sp. Y8, the genomic stretch CATGAACGTCCTGCTCGCCGAGGCCAAGGTGCCGTACGACATCGTCCTCGAGATGGACGAGATCAACGACGACCTGGCCTCGACCGACGTCGTGCTCGTCATCGGCGCCAACGACACCGTGAACCCCGCCGCCCTGGAGGACCCGGGCTCGCCGATCGCCGGCATGCCCGTCCTCGAGGTGTGGAAGGCGAAGCAGGTGGTCGTGTTCAAGCGGTCGATGGCCACCGGCTACGCCGGCGTGCAGAACCCGCTGTTCTTCCGGGAGAACACGGCGATGCTGTTCGGCGACGCGAAGGACCAGGTCGAGCGCATCGTCGCCGCGCTCTGACAGGCGTTCACCGTCCGGTTGCCGAAGGTCCCACCGACGCACCGGACGGCGCGCACTAGGCTGAGGTCGCAAACCGACCCGTTTGACGAAGGAGCACCATGGCCAGCATCGAGGCCGTCGGCGCCCGCGAGATCCTCGACTCGCGCGGCAACCCCACTGTCGAGGTCGAGGTCGCGCTCGACGACGGCACCATCGCCCGGGCCGGTGTGCCCTCGGGTGCCTCGACCGGGGCCTTCGAGGCCGTCGAGCGCCGTGACGGCGACAAGTCGCGCTACCTGGGCAAGGGCGTCGAGGACGCGGTCAACGCGGTCATCGACGAGATCGCCCCGGAGCTCATCGGCTTCGAGGCCACCGAGCAGCGCCTGGTCGACCAGGCCCTCATCGAGCTCGACGGCACCCCGAACAAGGGCAAGCTCGGCGCCAACGCGATCCTCGGCGTCTCGCTCGCCGTCGCGAAGGCCGCGGCCGACTCGGCCGACCTGCCGCTGTTCCGCTACGTCGGCGGCCCGAACGCCCACGTGCTGCCCGTCCCGATGATGAACATCCTCAACGGTGGGTCGCACGCCGACTCCAACGTCGACATCCAGGAGTTCATGGTCGCCCCGATCGGCGCGCCGACCTTCCGCGAGGCCCTGCGCACCGGCGCCGAGGTCTACCACTCCCTGAAGTCCGTGCTGAAGAGCAAGGGCCTGTCGACCGGTCTCGGCGACGAGGGCGGCTTCGCGCCGAACCTGGAGTCGAACCGCGCCGCGCTGGACCTGATCCTCGTCGCGATCGAGAAGGCCGGCTTCGTGCCGGGCAAGGACGTCGCGCTGGCCCTGGACGTCGCCGCGACCGAGTTCTTCAAGGACGGCGCGTACCAGTTCGAGGGCAAGGCCCTCGCGCCGGCCGAGATGATCGCGTTCTACGAGCAGCTCGTGGCGGACTACCCGCTGGTCTCCATCGAGGACCCGCTGTCCGAGGACGAGTGGGGCACCTGGTCCGAGCTCGTCACCAAGGTGGGCGACAAGGTGCAGATCGTCGGCGACGACCTGTTCGTCACCAACCCGGAGCGCCTGGCCAAGGGCATCGAGCTCAAGGCCGCGAACTCCCTGCTGGTCAAGCTGAACCAGATCGGCACCCTGACCGAGACGCTGGACGCCGTCACCCTGGCCCAGCGCAACGGCTTCACCACGATGACCTCGCACCGCTCCGGCGAGACCGAGGACGTCACGATCGCCGACCTGTCCGTCGCGACCAACGCCGGCCAGATCAAGACCGGTGCCCCGGCCCGTGGCGAGCGCATCAACAAGTACAACCAGCTGCTCCGTATCGAGGAGGAGCTGGACGACGCCGGCCGCTACGCCGGCCTGTCGGCCTTCCCCCGCTGGAAGGCCTGAGCCCTCAGGCTCTCGACCGGAGGCCGGTGACCCCGCACGGGGTCGCCGGCCTCCGGCGCGTCCGGGGTGTGCCCGGCGCCGCCCGCGGCTTGTGCGGATCGTGTGCGTGCGCGGACACGGCCGGGCCGCCTGCGGGGTCGCGGGCGCGGCGCGGGGCACAATCGGGACCATGCCCGCCCCTCGTCGTCCCGCCGCGCCCCGCACCGGCGCCGACGACGACGCGACCCGCGGCGGCGACCGGCGCGGCTCGGCTCCGCGCACGCCCGCGCCGCGCACCCCGGCACCCCGGCAGCCCGCGCCGCGCGACCCCGCGCCGCGCACGGCGAGCGTGCCGCGCTCGCCCGCGCCGGCGCCGCGCTCGGGCGGCGCCCCCGCGACCCGATCGGGTTCGACCCCGGCGACCCGGCCGTCCGCGGGCCAGGCCCCTGCCGCGCGCACGCCCGCGACCCCGCGCACCGGCGCCCCGCAGCAGTCGGTCCCGCGCCCCGCCACCCCCCGCCCCAGCACCTCGCGCGCCCGGTCCGCCCCGCCGCGCCCGGCGGCCGGCCGGCCCAGCAGCTCCCGGCCGGGCGGCCGCGGCGGCTCGGGCGGCGACCGCCGCGGGGCGCGCGCCGAGACCGTGCAGCAGCGGCTGCCGCGGCTGTTCACCGTGCGGGCGCTGGTGATGTTCGTGGTGCTGTCGATCGCGTTCGTCCTGGTCTTCCCGACGCTGCGGCAGTACCTCGACCAGCAGGTCCGGCTCGAGCAGCTGCGCGCCGAGGTGGCCGCCGCCGAGCAGGACAACGAGGACCTGCAGGCCGAGCTCGACCGGTGGTCCGACCCCGCCTACGTCGAGGCGCAGGCCCGCGAGCGGCTCGCGTTCGTCATGCCGGGGGAGCGGGCGCTGCGCGTCGCCGACCCGGAGGTCGTGCCCGACGACACCGCGACCGACCCGGCCGCGACCACCCCGGGGACCGTCGAGTCCGACGACCCGACGCGCCCCTGGTACGCCCAGCTGTGGGACTCCGTGCAGGTGGCGGGGGCCGCGGGCACGGGCTCGACCGGCACCGGGACCGACGGGTCCGCGGGCACCGGCACGACGGGGGACAATGGGACCGCGCCGGACGGCACCGGGACCGAGGGGTCCGACGGGGAGCCGACGGCGCCGACCCCCTGACGCCGACCGCCCGAGGACCGCTCGTGACCGACCTGCCCACCACCCCGGCGCCCGCGCTGCCCGACCCGGCCGAGGTGCCGCGCGCCCGGCACGACACCCCCGAGGTGACCGAGGCGGACCTCGTCGTGCTCCGCGAGCAGCTCGGCCGGCCCGCGCGCGGCGTCGTCGGCGTCGCCGCCCGGTGCGCCTGCGGTCGGCCGCTCGTCGTCCGCACCGCGCCGCGGCTCGACGACGGCACGCCGTTCCCGACCACGTACTACCTGACGTGCCCGCCCGCCGTCGGCGCGGTCAGCACCCTCGAGGCCACCGGCCTGATGAAGGAGCTCACCGCCCGCGTGCAGTCCGAGCCGGAGCTCGCGGCGGCGTACCAGCGCGCGCACGAGGCGTACCTCGCCGACCGCGCCGAGCTCGGTGACGTGCCGGAGATCGCGGGCATCTCGGCCGGCGGCATGCCGACCCGGGTGAAGTGCCTGCACGTCGTCGTCGGGCACGCGCTCGCCGCCGGTCCGGGCGTCAACCCGGTCGGGGACGACGTGCTGCTGCGGCTGCGCGACGTGTGGCGCCCGGACCGCTGCACCTGCTGACGCCCGCCGGCCGGGCCCGCCGCCGCGGCGCGCGGCCCGCGCCCGGGATGGGATGATCTGTCGCGTGACGCGTGTGGCTGCCATCGACTGCGGGACCAACTCCATCCGGCTCCTGGTGGCCGACGTCGACGCGGAGGCGGGGACCCTCACGGACCTCGACCGTCGCATGGAGGTCGTCCGGCTCGGCCAGGGCGTCGACCGCACCGGCCGCATCGCCCCCGAGGCCATGGCCCGCACCCTGGGCGCCACCCGCCGGTACGCGGACGTCTGCCGCGACCTCGGCGTCGAGGCCGTCCGGTTCGTGGCCACCAGCGCGTCCCGGGACGCCGAGAACCGGGACGAGTTCGTCGCGGGCGTCCGCGAGGCCCTGGGCGTCGAGCCCGAGGTCATCGGCGGCGTCGAGGAGGCCGCGCTGTCGTTCCGCGGTGCGACCGGGGTGCTCGGCGCGACCCACGACGGCCCGTTCCTCGTCGTCGACCTGGGCGGCGGCTCGACCGAGGTCGTGCTGGGCGAGCGGGAGCCCGAGGCCGCGTACTCGATGGACGTCGGCTGCGTGCGGA encodes the following:
- a CDS encoding Ppx/GppA phosphatase family protein, coding for MTRVAAIDCGTNSIRLLVADVDAEAGTLTDLDRRMEVVRLGQGVDRTGRIAPEAMARTLGATRRYADVCRDLGVEAVRFVATSASRDAENRDEFVAGVREALGVEPEVIGGVEEAALSFRGATGVLGATHDGPFLVVDLGGGSTEVVLGEREPEAAYSMDVGCVRITERHLLADPPTAEQVAAAEADVRAALDVAAQHVPLGRTATLVGLAGSVTTITAHALRLPAYDRDAIDGAVLAVDDVVAACDDLLARDHDARSSLGFMHPGRVDVIGAGALVWRAVVERVRSEVEASGGTLTEVVTSEHDILDGIAWSVAERTRATRA
- a CDS encoding septum formation initiator family protein, which gives rise to MPAPRRPAAPRTGADDDATRGGDRRGSAPRTPAPRTPAPRQPAPRDPAPRTASVPRSPAPAPRSGGAPATRSGSTPATRPSAGQAPAARTPATPRTGAPQQSVPRPATPRPSTSRARSAPPRPAAGRPSSSRPGGRGGSGGDRRGARAETVQQRLPRLFTVRALVMFVVLSIAFVLVFPTLRQYLDQQVRLEQLRAEVAAAEQDNEDLQAELDRWSDPAYVEAQARERLAFVMPGERALRVADPEVVPDDTATDPAATTPGTVESDDPTRPWYAQLWDSVQVAGAAGTGSTGTGTDGSAGTGTTGDNGTAPDGTGTEGSDGEPTAPTP
- the eno gene encoding phosphopyruvate hydratase encodes the protein MASIEAVGAREILDSRGNPTVEVEVALDDGTIARAGVPSGASTGAFEAVERRDGDKSRYLGKGVEDAVNAVIDEIAPELIGFEATEQRLVDQALIELDGTPNKGKLGANAILGVSLAVAKAAADSADLPLFRYVGGPNAHVLPVPMMNILNGGSHADSNVDIQEFMVAPIGAPTFREALRTGAEVYHSLKSVLKSKGLSTGLGDEGGFAPNLESNRAALDLILVAIEKAGFVPGKDVALALDVAATEFFKDGAYQFEGKALAPAEMIAFYEQLVADYPLVSIEDPLSEDEWGTWSELVTKVGDKVQIVGDDLFVTNPERLAKGIELKAANSLLVKLNQIGTLTETLDAVTLAQRNGFTTMTSHRSGETEDVTIADLSVATNAGQIKTGAPARGERINKYNQLLRIEEELDDAGRYAGLSAFPRWKA
- a CDS encoding DUF501 domain-containing protein; translated protein: MPDPAEVPRARHDTPEVTEADLVVLREQLGRPARGVVGVAARCACGRPLVVRTAPRLDDGTPFPTTYYLTCPPAVGAVSTLEATGLMKELTARVQSEPELAAAYQRAHEAYLADRAELGDVPEIAGISAGGMPTRVKCLHVVVGHALAAGPGVNPVGDDVLLRLRDVWRPDRCTC